The following coding sequences are from one Gopherus flavomarginatus isolate rGopFla2 chromosome 23, rGopFla2.mat.asm, whole genome shotgun sequence window:
- the LOC127039601 gene encoding N-acetyllactosaminide beta-1,3-N-acetylglucosaminyltransferase 4-like, with protein MKPRGSWRFLIGGVVVMGPVAGGFWFFYTVVIEVTKTPQRTPSPGSVELPDGTFTFRLDYAAFQAEFPQLQSYRCREVIPGDGVCTGPPGPPLLLLAVKSHPASSARRATARRTWARPGVLGGYRVRAVFLMGVSPEPRHMALLEEESEEFGDVVLWDFTESHHNLSLKERCFLRWVGARCGQADFIFKGDDDMFVNPPALVAYLDQTPNASHVIHGNIQRHAAVMRTKKYRISSTLFPQAKYPDFPSGGGFLMPSASVPALAAASERLPVFPLDDVYFGFLALAAGLRYRHDVRFRVFGMKDELCLYGDAFVVHGVSLDRVEEVWRGLYKEQRCNVTGPLPS; from the exons ATGAAGCCCAGGGGTAGCTGGAGGTTTCTGATCGGGGGAGTGGTGGTGATGGGACCAGTGGCGGGTGGTTTTTGGTTCTTTTACACCGTGGTCATCGAGGTGACAAAGACCCCGCAGCGGACCCCCAGCCCTGGCTCGGTGGAACTACCCGATGGGACCTTCACCTTCCGCTTGGATTACGCTGCTTTCCAGGCTGAGTTCCCCCAGCTGCAGAGCTACCGGTGCCGGGAGgtgatcccaggggacggggtttGCACCGGGCCCCCGGGGCCgcccctgctgctcctggccgTGAAATCCCACCCAGCGTCCAGCGCCAGACGGGCCACCGCCCGCCGCACGTGGGCCCGGCCTGGAGTCCTGGGGGGCTACCGGGTCCGAGCCGTCTTCCTCATGGGGGTGTCCCCTGAGCCCCGGCACATGGccctgctggaggaggagagcgAGGAGTTTGGGGATGTGGTCCTGTGGGATTTCACCGAGAGCCACCACAACCTGTCGCTCAAGGAGCGGTGCTTTCTGCGCTGGGTGGGGGCGCGCTGCGGGCAGGCGGATTTCATCTTCAAAG GGGACGATGACATGTTTGTGAACCCCCCCGCCCTGGTGGCCTACCTGGACCAGACGCCCAACGCCTCCCACGTCATCCACGGCAACATCCAGCGCCATGCAGCCGTGATGAGAACCAAGAAATATCGCATCTCCTCCACCCTGTTCCCCCAGGCCAAATACCCCGACTTCCCCTCCGGGGGCGGGTTCCTTATGCCCAGCGCCAGCGTCCCGGCCCTGGCCGCGGCCTCCGAGCGCCTCCCCGTCTTCCCGCTGGACGACGTCTACTTCGGCTTCCTGGCGCTGGCCGCCGGGCTGCGGTACCGGCACGACGTCCGATTCCGGGTCTTTGGCATGAAGGATGAGCTGTGTCTGTACGGGGATGCCTTCGTGGTGCACGGGGTGTCGCTGGACAGGGTGGAGGAGGTGTGGAGGGGGTTGTATAAGGAGCAACGGTGCAATGTGACGGGGCCTCTCCCCTCTTAG
- the SRRT gene encoding serrate RNA effector molecule homolog isoform X1, with translation MADSDDEYDRRRRDKFRRERSDYERSRERDERRRDDWSDREWDRGRERRSRGEYRDYDRNRRERFSPPRHELSPPQKRMRRDWDEHSTDPYHSGYEMPYSGATAGPTYGPPQPWAHPDMHVMQQHHLLPIQASRLGNIAEVDVGMAPPVMKSFKEFLLSLDDSVDETEAVKRYNDYKLDFRRQQMQDFFLAHKDEEWFRSKYHPDEAGRRKQEAHGALQNRLRVFLYLMDNGWFENLQLDIDKATAIVKMLDAAVIKMEGGTENDLKILDQEEEEERQEKAEAGKKDEARLSDADRKGSDKEDKKEEGKQADGDEPVEEKAKKSEEEEEEKPEKEEEAEKEAKKASQKRKRQHSGDDSYDEGSVSESESESESGRAEGKEEEKPKEQTAAKEEEEEAATKAREKEAGECKPRPLHKTCSLFMRNIAPNISQAEIVALCKRYPGFMRVALSDPQPERRFFRRGWVTFNRSVNIKEICWSLQNIRLRECELSPGVNRDLTRRVRNINGITQHKQIVRNDIKLAAKLIHTLDDRTQLWGAGEPREAPQVSSLPSQNPILKNITDYLIEEVSAEEEELLGKTGEAADEPPKEGNPAEINVERDEKLIKVLDKLLLYLRIVHSVDYYNTSEYLNEDEMPNRCGIIHVRGPMPPNRVSHGEVAEWQKTFEEKLAPLSTVRESLSDEEAQKMGKKDPEQEVEKFVTANTQELGKDKWLCPLSGKKFKGPEFVRKHIFNKHAEKIEEVKKEVSFFNSFLMDAKRPALPEIKPNQPPGPGQGLTPGLPYPHQTPQGLMPYGQPRPPIMGYGGGPPYPHAPYAAGRGNYDTFRGQGGYLNKPRNRMVRGDPRAIVEYRDLDAPEDVDFF, from the exons atggcgGACAGCGATGACGAGTACGACCGGCGGCGGCGCGACAAGTTCCGGCGCGAGCGCAGCGACTACGAGCGGTCCCGGGAGCGCGACGAGCGGCGTCGCGACGACTGGAGCGacag ggaaTGGGACCGCGGCCGGGAGCGCCGGAGCCGGGGCGAGTACCGGGACTACGACCGCAACCGCCGGGAGCGTTTCTCGCCCCCCCGGCACGAGCTCAGCCCGCCCCAGAAGCGCATGCGCCGGGACTG GGATGAGCACAGCACCGACCCCTACCACAGCGGGTATGAGATGCCATACAGCGGGGCGACCGCCGGCCCCACCTAcgggcccccccagccctgggcgcACCCCGATATGCACGTCATGCAGCAGCACCATCTCCTGCCCATCCAAGCCAG CAGACTGGGCAACATCGCGGAGGTGGACGTGGGCATGGCCCCGCCCGTCATGAAGAGTTTCAAGGAGTTCCTGCTGTCCCTGGACGACTCGGTGGACGAGACGGAGGCCGTCAAGCGTTACAACGACTACAAGCTGGATTTCCGGCGCCAGCAGATGCAGGATTTCTTCCTGGCGCACAAGGACGAGGAGTG GTTTCGCTCCAAGTACCACCCGGACGAAGCggggaggaggaagcaggaggCCCACGGCGCCCTGCAGAACCGGCTCCGAGTCTTCCTCTACCTCATGGACAACGGCTGGTTCGAGAACTTGCAGCTGGATATCGACAAGGCCACCGCGATCGTGAAGATGCTGGACGCCG ccgTTATCAAGATGGAGGGAGGCACAGAGAACGACCTGAAGATCCTGgatcaggaggaagaggaggagaggcaggaaaAGGCCGAGGCGGGGAAGAAGGACGAGGCCCGGCTGTCCGACGCCGACCGCAAGGGCTCGGACAAAGAGGACAAGAAGGAGGAAGGCAAACAG gcgGACGGCGACGAGCCGGTGGAGGAGAAAGCCAAGAAGtccgaggaggaggaagaggagaagccggagaaggaggaggaagcagagaaagaggccAAAAAG GCCAGCCAGAAGCGCAAGCGGCAGCACAGTGGGGACGACAGCTACGACGAGGGGAGCGTGTCCGAGTCCGAGAGCGAGTCCGAGAGCGGCCGTGCCGAGGGCAAGGAGG AGGAGAAGCCCAAGGAGCAGACGGCGgcgaaggaggaagaggaggaggcggCGACGAAGGCCAGGGAGAAGGAGGCCGGGGAGTGCAAACCGCGCCCCCTCCACAAGACCTGCTCCCTCTTCATGCGCAACATCGCCCCCAACATCTCCCAGGCCGAGATCGTGGCG ctctgcaaacGGTACCCCGGCTTCATGCGCGTGGCGCTGTCCGACCCCCAGCCCGAGAGGAG GTTTTTCCGCAGGGGCTGGGTGACTTTCAACCGCAGCGTGAACATCAAGGAGATCTGCTGGAGCCTGCAGAACATCCGG CTGCGGGAGTGCGAGCTGAGCCCCGGCGTGAACCGCGACCTGACCCGCCGCGTCCGCAACATCAACGGGATCACGCAGCACAAGCAGATCGTCCGCAACGACATCAAGCTGGCGGCCAAGCTCATCCACACCCTGGACGACCGCAcccagctgtggggggcaggggagccccGCGAGGCCCCCCAGGTCTCG agcctgcCCTCCCAGAACCCCATCTTAAAGAACATCACGGACTATCTGATCGAGGAGGTGAGCGccgaggaggaggagctgctgggcaAGACCGGGGAGGCGGCCGACGAGCCCCCCAAGGAGGGGAACCCGGCCGAGATCAACGTGGAGAGAGACGAGAAGCTCATCAAG gtGCTGGACAAGCTGCTGCTCTACCTGCGGATCGTGCACTCGGTGGATTATTACAACACCTCCGAGTATCTCAACGAGGACGAGATGCCGAACCGCTGCGGGATCATCCACGTGCGCGGGCCCATGCCCCCCAACCGCGTCAGCCATGGGGAAG TGGCCGAGTGGCAGAAGACCTTCGAGGAGAAGCTGGCCCCGCTCTCCACCGTGCGGGAGTCGCTGTCGGACGAGGAGGCGCAGAAGATGGGCAAGAAGGACCCCGAGCAGGAGGTGGAGAAGTTCGTCACGGCCAACACCCAGGAGCTGGGCAAGGACAAGTGGCTGTGTCCGCTCAGCGGCAAGAAATTCAAG gGCCCCGAGTTCGTGCGCAAACACATCTTCAACAAGCACGCCGAGAAGATCGAGGAGGTGAAGAAGGAGGTGTCGTTCTTCAACAGCTTCCTCATGGACGCCAAGCGCCCGGCGCTGCCCGAGATCAAACCCAACCAGCCCCCCGGGCCCGGGCAGG GCctcacccctgggctgccctacCCGCACCAGACACCCCAGGGGCTGATGCCGTACGGACAGCCCCGCCCGCCTATTATGGGATACGGTG GCGGCCCCCCCTACCCTCACGCCCCCTACGCCGCCGGCCGCGGTAACTACGACACCTTCCGGGGCCAGGGCGGCTACCTCAACAAACCGCGCAATAG gaTGGTCCGGGGCGACCCCCGCGCGATCGTCGAGTACAGAGACCTGGACGCCCCCGAAGATGTGGATTTCTTCTGA
- the LOC127039568 gene encoding N-acetyllactosaminide beta-1,3-N-acetylglucosaminyltransferase 4-like, with protein MKRWGTRILLTGGLFWLFHTMKLKQRETLQADPGPGPGSVELPDGTITFRLDSAAFWAEFPQLQSYRCRELVPGDGICTGPPGPPLLLLAVKSHPASSARRATARRTWARPGVLGGYRVRAVFLVGVSPEPRHMALLEEESEEFGDVVLWDFTESHHNLSLKERCFLRWVGARCGQADFIFKGDDDEFVNPPALVSYLRQTPNASHVIHGNIQRHAAVMRTTKYRVSSALFPQAKYPDFPSGGGFLMPSASVPALATASERIPVFPLDDVYFGFLVLASGLRYRHDARFRVYGMKDELCLYGEAFVVHGVSLDRVEEVWRGLYEERRCSVTGPVLS; from the exons ATGAAGCGCTGGGGCACCCGGATCCTGCTGACTGGGGGGTTATTTTGGCTCTTTCACACCATGAAGCTCAAGCAGAGAGAGACCCTGCAGGCCGACCCCGGCCCTGGCCCCGGCTCGGTGGAGCTGCCCGATGGGACCATCACCTTCCGCTTGGATTCTGCCGCCTTCTGGGCCGAGTTCCCCCAGCTGCAGAGCtaccggtgccgggagctggtCCCAGGAGACGGGATTTGCACCGGGCCCCCGGGGCCgcccctgctgctcctggctgtgAAATCCCACCCAGCGTCCAGCGCCAGACGGGCCACCGCCCGCCGCACGTGGGCCCGGCCTGGAGTTCTGGGGGGCTACCGGGTCCGAGCCGTCTTTCTCGTGGGGGTGTCCCCCGAGCCCCGGCACATGGccctgctggaggaggagagcgAGGAGTTTGGGGACGTGGTGCTGTGGGATTTCACCGAGAGCCACCACAACCTGTCGCTCAAGGAGCGGTGCTTTCTGCGCTGGGTGGGGGCGCGCTGCGGGCAGGCGGATTTCATCTTCAAAG GGGACGACGACGAGTTTGTGAACCCCCCCGCCCTGGTGTCCTACCTGCGCCAGACGCCCAACGCCTCCCACGTCATCCACGGCAACATCCAGCGCCATGCAGCCGTGATGAGAACCACGAAATATCGCGTCTCCTCCGCCCTGTTCCCCCAGGCCAAATACCCTGACTTCCCCTCCGGGGGCGGGTTCCTTATGCCCAGCGCCAGCGTCCCAGCCCTGGCCACGGCCTCCGAGCGTATCCCTGTCTTCCCGCTGGACGACGTCTACTTCGGCTTCCTGGTGCTGGCCTCCGGGCTGCGGTACCGGCATGATGCCCGATTCCGGGTGTACGGCATGAAGGACGAGCTGTGTCTGTACGGGGAGGCCTTCGTGGTGCACGGGGTGTCGCTGGACAGGGTGGAGGAGGTGTGGAGGGGGTTGTACGAGGAGCGACGGTGCAGTGTGACGGGGCCTGTCCTCTCTTAG
- the SRRT gene encoding serrate RNA effector molecule homolog isoform X2, whose translation MADSDDEYDRRRRDKFRRERSDYERSRERDERRRDDWSDREWDRGRERRSRGEYRDYDRNRRERFSPPRHELSPPQKRMRRDWDEHSTDPYHSGYEMPYSGATAGPTYGPPQPWAHPDMHVMQQHHLLPIQARLGNIAEVDVGMAPPVMKSFKEFLLSLDDSVDETEAVKRYNDYKLDFRRQQMQDFFLAHKDEEWFRSKYHPDEAGRRKQEAHGALQNRLRVFLYLMDNGWFENLQLDIDKATAIVKMLDAAVIKMEGGTENDLKILDQEEEEERQEKAEAGKKDEARLSDADRKGSDKEDKKEEGKQADGDEPVEEKAKKSEEEEEEKPEKEEEAEKEAKKASQKRKRQHSGDDSYDEGSVSESESESESGRAEGKEEEKPKEQTAAKEEEEEAATKAREKEAGECKPRPLHKTCSLFMRNIAPNISQAEIVALCKRYPGFMRVALSDPQPERRFFRRGWVTFNRSVNIKEICWSLQNIRLRECELSPGVNRDLTRRVRNINGITQHKQIVRNDIKLAAKLIHTLDDRTQLWGAGEPREAPQVSSLPSQNPILKNITDYLIEEVSAEEEELLGKTGEAADEPPKEGNPAEINVERDEKLIKVLDKLLLYLRIVHSVDYYNTSEYLNEDEMPNRCGIIHVRGPMPPNRVSHGEVAEWQKTFEEKLAPLSTVRESLSDEEAQKMGKKDPEQEVEKFVTANTQELGKDKWLCPLSGKKFKGPEFVRKHIFNKHAEKIEEVKKEVSFFNSFLMDAKRPALPEIKPNQPPGPGQGLTPGLPYPHQTPQGLMPYGQPRPPIMGYGGGPPYPHAPYAAGRGNYDTFRGQGGYLNKPRNRMVRGDPRAIVEYRDLDAPEDVDFF comes from the exons atggcgGACAGCGATGACGAGTACGACCGGCGGCGGCGCGACAAGTTCCGGCGCGAGCGCAGCGACTACGAGCGGTCCCGGGAGCGCGACGAGCGGCGTCGCGACGACTGGAGCGacag ggaaTGGGACCGCGGCCGGGAGCGCCGGAGCCGGGGCGAGTACCGGGACTACGACCGCAACCGCCGGGAGCGTTTCTCGCCCCCCCGGCACGAGCTCAGCCCGCCCCAGAAGCGCATGCGCCGGGACTG GGATGAGCACAGCACCGACCCCTACCACAGCGGGTATGAGATGCCATACAGCGGGGCGACCGCCGGCCCCACCTAcgggcccccccagccctgggcgcACCCCGATATGCACGTCATGCAGCAGCACCATCTCCTGCCCATCCAAGCCAG ACTGGGCAACATCGCGGAGGTGGACGTGGGCATGGCCCCGCCCGTCATGAAGAGTTTCAAGGAGTTCCTGCTGTCCCTGGACGACTCGGTGGACGAGACGGAGGCCGTCAAGCGTTACAACGACTACAAGCTGGATTTCCGGCGCCAGCAGATGCAGGATTTCTTCCTGGCGCACAAGGACGAGGAGTG GTTTCGCTCCAAGTACCACCCGGACGAAGCggggaggaggaagcaggaggCCCACGGCGCCCTGCAGAACCGGCTCCGAGTCTTCCTCTACCTCATGGACAACGGCTGGTTCGAGAACTTGCAGCTGGATATCGACAAGGCCACCGCGATCGTGAAGATGCTGGACGCCG ccgTTATCAAGATGGAGGGAGGCACAGAGAACGACCTGAAGATCCTGgatcaggaggaagaggaggagaggcaggaaaAGGCCGAGGCGGGGAAGAAGGACGAGGCCCGGCTGTCCGACGCCGACCGCAAGGGCTCGGACAAAGAGGACAAGAAGGAGGAAGGCAAACAG gcgGACGGCGACGAGCCGGTGGAGGAGAAAGCCAAGAAGtccgaggaggaggaagaggagaagccggagaaggaggaggaagcagagaaagaggccAAAAAG GCCAGCCAGAAGCGCAAGCGGCAGCACAGTGGGGACGACAGCTACGACGAGGGGAGCGTGTCCGAGTCCGAGAGCGAGTCCGAGAGCGGCCGTGCCGAGGGCAAGGAGG AGGAGAAGCCCAAGGAGCAGACGGCGgcgaaggaggaagaggaggaggcggCGACGAAGGCCAGGGAGAAGGAGGCCGGGGAGTGCAAACCGCGCCCCCTCCACAAGACCTGCTCCCTCTTCATGCGCAACATCGCCCCCAACATCTCCCAGGCCGAGATCGTGGCG ctctgcaaacGGTACCCCGGCTTCATGCGCGTGGCGCTGTCCGACCCCCAGCCCGAGAGGAG GTTTTTCCGCAGGGGCTGGGTGACTTTCAACCGCAGCGTGAACATCAAGGAGATCTGCTGGAGCCTGCAGAACATCCGG CTGCGGGAGTGCGAGCTGAGCCCCGGCGTGAACCGCGACCTGACCCGCCGCGTCCGCAACATCAACGGGATCACGCAGCACAAGCAGATCGTCCGCAACGACATCAAGCTGGCGGCCAAGCTCATCCACACCCTGGACGACCGCAcccagctgtggggggcaggggagccccGCGAGGCCCCCCAGGTCTCG agcctgcCCTCCCAGAACCCCATCTTAAAGAACATCACGGACTATCTGATCGAGGAGGTGAGCGccgaggaggaggagctgctgggcaAGACCGGGGAGGCGGCCGACGAGCCCCCCAAGGAGGGGAACCCGGCCGAGATCAACGTGGAGAGAGACGAGAAGCTCATCAAG gtGCTGGACAAGCTGCTGCTCTACCTGCGGATCGTGCACTCGGTGGATTATTACAACACCTCCGAGTATCTCAACGAGGACGAGATGCCGAACCGCTGCGGGATCATCCACGTGCGCGGGCCCATGCCCCCCAACCGCGTCAGCCATGGGGAAG TGGCCGAGTGGCAGAAGACCTTCGAGGAGAAGCTGGCCCCGCTCTCCACCGTGCGGGAGTCGCTGTCGGACGAGGAGGCGCAGAAGATGGGCAAGAAGGACCCCGAGCAGGAGGTGGAGAAGTTCGTCACGGCCAACACCCAGGAGCTGGGCAAGGACAAGTGGCTGTGTCCGCTCAGCGGCAAGAAATTCAAG gGCCCCGAGTTCGTGCGCAAACACATCTTCAACAAGCACGCCGAGAAGATCGAGGAGGTGAAGAAGGAGGTGTCGTTCTTCAACAGCTTCCTCATGGACGCCAAGCGCCCGGCGCTGCCCGAGATCAAACCCAACCAGCCCCCCGGGCCCGGGCAGG GCctcacccctgggctgccctacCCGCACCAGACACCCCAGGGGCTGATGCCGTACGGACAGCCCCGCCCGCCTATTATGGGATACGGTG GCGGCCCCCCCTACCCTCACGCCCCCTACGCCGCCGGCCGCGGTAACTACGACACCTTCCGGGGCCAGGGCGGCTACCTCAACAAACCGCGCAATAG gaTGGTCCGGGGCGACCCCCGCGCGATCGTCGAGTACAGAGACCTGGACGCCCCCGAAGATGTGGATTTCTTCTGA